In a single window of the Niabella ginsenosidivorans genome:
- a CDS encoding ATP-binding protein, giving the protein MQKGYSYFLLIFFAFILVVSIVFTQNLTGRATSALQNGNVEAVETFKNNNGMQQLVNLSFSLQSRLQQAGSLNKEAIGILEDSLTLLGYNANVLSDAIARKGAVPDLRSLIDAVNTQLNLSYAILDARQKNNIPLLGTLIDSLSRSKPGEDVYHYGVLVEKSLENQLQQTLVTNSAHSNRLSVYNRILAIAAIIAVLVFTTIIIMRQWQQLILIRELKVAREAAVKSKNAKDEFLANMSHELRTPLNSLIGFGNLLSDTPLTNKQKEYINTIISNGYNLLHIVNDILDFSSIEAGKLRIKRIPFDLQELFKDLKCMFAAIVGEKKLTYQWEIDPEIPQMVKGDPQRLKQVLVNLINNAIKFTAHGGVSVHVGTQPSEKEHTYQLIFSVKDTGEGIPEEKIGLIFERFEQLEHSTTRQHGGTGLGLSIVKSIVERMGGSVSVNSEIGVGSEFTFTGIFEKVAVPAKTVSKEAQVFTADFSGYTALVVEDNAANRLLIKHLLKKHRLNIEVAENGRQALEKARQKTYDLILMDIQMPQMNGYDAISVMREELQIYTPAIAMTAYVMENEIKRCFAAGFNDYIGKPIEEKEIIAKIARYLSDAHTGSQPADAGAAGKDLDFFRELTGGDEAVMQEVLAEIKKQWAQDKTALKAAAKAGNAGEVARILHRARSTFSALGPNHMIFKLLGDNTITDGTLENIVKDCDHIIHQIDKEGRFVFQS; this is encoded by the coding sequence ATGCAAAAGGGATATAGTTATTTTCTGCTTATCTTTTTCGCTTTCATACTGGTTGTAAGCATTGTATTTACGCAGAACCTTACAGGAAGAGCTACCAGCGCATTGCAGAACGGGAATGTGGAGGCTGTGGAAACGTTCAAAAATAATAACGGTATGCAGCAACTGGTGAACCTTTCTTTTTCACTGCAGTCGCGTTTACAGCAGGCAGGCAGTCTGAATAAAGAAGCAATAGGCATTTTGGAAGATTCCCTTACCTTGTTGGGTTATAACGCAAACGTGCTGAGCGATGCCATTGCACGGAAAGGGGCTGTTCCCGATCTGCGCAGCCTGATAGACGCGGTTAATACCCAGCTCAATCTTTCCTATGCTATTTTAGATGCCCGTCAGAAGAATAATATTCCCTTGCTGGGAACGCTTATTGATTCGCTCAGCAGGTCAAAGCCGGGAGAAGATGTATACCATTATGGTGTGCTGGTTGAAAAATCCCTGGAAAACCAGCTGCAGCAAACACTGGTAACCAATTCTGCGCATTCCAACAGGCTTTCTGTTTATAACCGCATTTTGGCAATAGCAGCTATTATTGCCGTACTTGTTTTTACAACAATTATTATAATGCGGCAGTGGCAGCAGTTGATATTGATCAGGGAATTAAAGGTAGCCCGGGAGGCTGCGGTTAAAAGCAAGAATGCAAAGGATGAATTCCTGGCCAATATGAGCCATGAACTACGCACTCCTTTAAACTCGCTGATCGGTTTTGGAAACCTGTTATCAGATACACCGCTCACAAACAAGCAAAAAGAATATATCAATACAATTATTTCCAATGGTTACAATTTGCTGCATATTGTAAATGACATACTGGACTTTTCCTCTATTGAAGCCGGTAAGCTGCGCATTAAGCGAATCCCGTTTGACCTGCAGGAGCTTTTTAAAGACCTGAAGTGTATGTTTGCCGCCATTGTAGGGGAAAAAAAGCTTACCTACCAATGGGAAATTGATCCGGAAATCCCGCAAATGGTAAAAGGAGACCCGCAACGGCTAAAACAGGTATTGGTAAACCTTATCAATAACGCCATTAAATTTACGGCTCACGGTGGCGTATCTGTTCATGTGGGTACACAGCCTTCTGAAAAGGAGCATACATATCAGCTGATATTCAGTGTAAAAGATACCGGGGAAGGGATCCCTGAAGAAAAAATAGGTCTTATTTTTGAACGGTTTGAACAACTGGAGCATTCCACTACCCGGCAGCATGGAGGCACCGGGCTTGGGTTAAGCATTGTAAAAAGTATTGTTGAGCGAATGGGCGGATCCGTTTCTGTAAACAGTGAAATAGGAGTAGGCTCCGAATTTACCTTCACAGGTATTTTTGAAAAAGTAGCGGTTCCTGCAAAAACAGTTAGCAAAGAGGCTCAGGTCTTTACCGCCGATTTTTCAGGGTATACGGCATTGGTGGTAGAAGATAATGCCGCAAACCGCCTGCTGATAAAGCACCTGTTAAAAAAACACCGGCTGAACATTGAAGTGGCTGAAAATGGACGGCAGGCCCTGGAAAAAGCCCGGCAAAAGACCTATGATCTCATTCTGATGGATATTCAGATGCCGCAAATGAATGGATATGATGCCATATCTGTGATGCGGGAAGAACTACAAATTTATACACCTGCTATTGCAATGACCGCCTATGTAATGGAAAATGAAATTAAGCGTTGTTTTGCTGCGGGGTTTAATGATTATATCGGAAAACCGATCGAAGAAAAAGAGATCATTGCAAAAATTGCCAGGTATCTTTCAGATGCCCACACTGGCAGCCAGCCGGCTGATGCCGGTGCAGCCGGTAAAGACCTGGATTTTTTCCGGGAGCTTACAGGAGGGGATGAAGCGGTAATGCAGGAAGTGCTTGCTGAAATAAAAAAACAATGGGCGCAGGATAAGACAGCGCTGAAAGCTGCTGCCAAAGCCGGTAATGCAGGTGAAGTAGCCCGCATCCTGCATCGTGCCAGGTCCACTTTTTCCGCCCTGGGGCCAAACCATATGATCTTTAAGCTGTTAGGTGATAATACGATTACAGATGGTACGTTGGAAAATATAGTTAAAGATTGTGACCATATCATTCACCAGATTGATAAAGAGGGGCGTTTCGTATTTCAATCCTGA
- the hemF gene encoding oxygen-dependent coproporphyrinogen oxidase, with product MKAELTKEFRQEWIEYVYGLQDTICKALEAEDGRALFKEDVWQRGENGKGGGGRSRVMENGNVFEKAGVNVSAVYGHITEEMRRVLNLAAPEAAAATGGTWFACGISLVLHPYNPFVPTTHANWRYFEAHDNEGNVSRRWFGGGADLTPCYLFEEDVVHFHSTLKKAIDPFGAHLYPLYKKQCDAYFTNTHRSNEMRGVGGVFYDHLYLNDEEEVKRLTAFQKANGDAFLEAYLPIVKKRKNTSFDRENKIWQEIRRGRYVEFNLIHDRGTLFGLKTNGRTESILMSLPPTVRFVYNYEPEPGSLEDQLLQVCKHPREWIDL from the coding sequence ATGAAAGCTGAACTAACAAAAGAATTTCGCCAGGAATGGATTGAGTATGTTTACGGACTGCAGGATACCATTTGTAAGGCGCTTGAAGCTGAAGACGGCAGGGCCTTGTTTAAGGAAGACGTATGGCAGCGTGGCGAAAACGGAAAAGGAGGCGGTGGCCGCTCCCGTGTTATGGAAAATGGAAACGTATTTGAAAAAGCAGGAGTGAACGTATCCGCTGTTTACGGCCATATAACAGAAGAAATGCGCAGGGTATTGAACCTTGCGGCTCCTGAGGCGGCAGCAGCAACCGGTGGTACCTGGTTTGCATGTGGCATCAGCCTGGTATTACACCCTTATAATCCCTTTGTACCAACCACACATGCTAACTGGCGTTATTTTGAAGCCCATGATAATGAAGGGAATGTGTCCCGCCGCTGGTTTGGTGGCGGTGCGGATCTGACGCCCTGTTATTTATTTGAGGAAGATGTAGTGCATTTTCATTCTACCCTCAAAAAAGCAATAGATCCTTTTGGTGCACATCTTTATCCGTTGTACAAAAAGCAGTGTGATGCTTATTTTACCAATACCCACCGCAGTAATGAAATGCGCGGGGTAGGCGGGGTTTTCTATGATCATCTTTATCTGAACGATGAAGAGGAAGTAAAAAGATTAACTGCTTTTCAAAAAGCAAACGGGGATGCCTTCCTGGAAGCCTATCTTCCGATTGTAAAAAAAAGAAAGAACACTTCCTTTGACCGGGAAAATAAAATATGGCAGGAGATCAGGCGGGGCCGGTATGTGGAGTTCAACCTGATCCATGATCGCGGAACGCTCTTTGGCTTAAAGACTAATGGCCGCACAGAAAGCATTTTAATGAGCCTGCCTCCAACAGTACGTTTTGTTTATAATTACGAACCGGAGCCCGGTAGCCTGGAAGACCAGTTATTGCAGGTCTGTAAACACCCGAGAGAGTGGATTGATTTATGA
- the hemE gene encoding uroporphyrinogen decarboxylase encodes MQQELKNDLILRTLRGETTERTPVWMMRQAGRYLPEYIELREKYSFFERCRTPELACEITLQPVDLIGVDAAILFSDILVVPQAMGLEVQLVEKLGPYLPQPVKTGKDLQRVHVPDVNETLGYVFDAIRLIKKELNGRVPLIGFAGAPWTLLCYMVQGKGSKTFDEAKAFCYQQPNTARALLQMITDATIEYLKGQIAAGADLVQVFDSWGGLLSKRDFETYSLNYIRQIVTALKDQVPVIVFAKGAWGSLTEMAATGATGLGIDWCIEPETARELAGNHVTLQGNFDPAKLLAPVPQIIKETKEMLKAFGKGRHIANLGHGILPNVPVDHAKAFVNTVKEYSFSNI; translated from the coding sequence ATGCAACAGGAACTAAAGAATGATTTGATCTTAAGAACGCTCCGCGGGGAAACTACAGAACGCACACCGGTCTGGATGATGCGTCAGGCAGGAAGGTACCTGCCGGAATATATAGAGCTGCGGGAAAAATATTCTTTCTTTGAAAGGTGCCGGACCCCGGAGCTTGCCTGTGAAATTACGTTGCAGCCGGTGGATCTTATAGGTGTAGATGCCGCTATTTTATTTTCAGACATCCTGGTAGTGCCACAGGCTATGGGGCTTGAGGTACAGCTGGTAGAGAAGCTTGGCCCTTATTTACCGCAACCGGTAAAAACAGGTAAAGACCTGCAAAGGGTTCATGTTCCGGATGTAAATGAAACTTTAGGGTATGTGTTTGATGCCATCAGGCTCATTAAAAAAGAGCTGAATGGCCGGGTACCGCTGATCGGCTTTGCCGGTGCACCATGGACCCTTCTTTGTTACATGGTGCAGGGGAAAGGAAGTAAAACTTTTGATGAAGCCAAAGCCTTTTGTTATCAGCAGCCCAATACAGCCCGTGCCTTGTTGCAAATGATCACCGATGCCACCATTGAATATTTAAAGGGGCAGATAGCAGCCGGCGCTGATCTTGTACAGGTATTTGATAGTTGGGGCGGTTTGTTAAGTAAACGGGATTTTGAAACGTATTCCCTGAATTATATCCGGCAGATTGTAACAGCGCTGAAAGACCAGGTACCGGTTATTGTTTTTGCAAAAGGAGCCTGGGGCTCTTTAACAGAAATGGCAGCCACAGGTGCCACGGGCCTGGGAATAGACTGGTGCATTGAACCGGAAACCGCCCGTGAACTGGCCGGTAATCATGTAACTTTGCAGGGGAATTTTGATCCCGCGAAATTACTGGCGCCGGTTCCGCAGATAATAAAAGAAACAAAGGAAATGCTGAAGGCTTTTGGAAAAGGAAGACATATTGCAAACCTGGGGCACGGCATTTTGCCCAATGTTCCGGTAGACCATGCAAAAGCGTTTGTTAATACGGTCAAAGAATACTCATTTTCTAACATTTAA
- a CDS encoding hydroxymethylbilane synthase has translation MIRIGTRDSQLAVWQATQVKNLLENFGVPAQLEPIKSEGDLDLTTPLYAMGVQGVFTRALDAALLSNKIDVAVHSMKDVPVQLPEGIVEAAVLERASYKDILVLNENWKPPFPGRDLNRIKEAVSGRTPDLISQTPDLISQIPDLAIATSSVRRKAQWLHRFPGCTIENIRGNVNTRLRRLAESNWLGAIFAAAGLERIGLRPANSIDLNWMLPAPAQGAIMVTARGSDIRTLRACNRINHVQTAFCVKAERDFLSELMGGCATPISALAILEKDHLHFRGSVVSPDGTEKAEVDEIYSLNDIKTPGKQAAAVILNKGAKAIIAKMNNEK, from the coding sequence ATGATCCGTATTGGTACCAGAGACAGTCAGCTGGCCGTATGGCAGGCCACCCAGGTAAAAAATCTATTAGAAAATTTTGGAGTTCCCGCGCAGTTAGAGCCCATCAAAAGTGAAGGGGATCTTGACCTGACAACGCCCCTGTATGCAATGGGGGTACAGGGAGTATTTACAAGGGCGCTGGATGCTGCTTTGCTGAGTAATAAAATTGATGTAGCGGTGCACAGCATGAAGGACGTGCCGGTACAATTACCGGAAGGAATTGTGGAAGCGGCTGTTCTGGAACGTGCTTCTTATAAAGACATCCTGGTTTTGAACGAAAACTGGAAGCCTCCTTTCCCCGGCCGGGACCTTAATAGGATCAAAGAGGCTGTTTCCGGCAGGACCCCGGATCTCATATCTCAGACCCCGGATCTCATATCTCAGATCCCGGATCTGGCAATTGCTACCAGCAGTGTACGTCGTAAGGCCCAATGGTTGCACCGTTTTCCGGGGTGCACTATTGAAAATATCCGGGGAAATGTAAATACCCGTTTACGCAGGCTTGCAGAAAGTAACTGGCTGGGGGCCATCTTTGCTGCGGCCGGTCTGGAGCGCATTGGTTTAAGACCAGCCAACAGTATAGATCTTAACTGGATGCTCCCGGCTCCGGCACAGGGAGCCATTATGGTTACGGCAAGAGGCAGCGATATAAGAACATTAAGAGCCTGTAACCGCATCAATCATGTGCAGACTGCATTTTGTGTAAAAGCGGAGCGCGATTTTTTAAGTGAGCTGATGGGCGGATGCGCTACTCCTATAAGCGCACTGGCAATACTGGAAAAAGACCATCTTCATTTTAGAGGAAGCGTGGTAAGCCCGGACGGTACAGAAAAAGCAGAGGTTGATGAAATCTATTCTCTTAATGATATAAAAACACCGGGTAAACAGGCTGCGGCGGTTATTTTAAATAAGGGAGCAAAAGCCATTATTGCAAAGATGAATAATGAAAAATGA
- a CDS encoding uroporphyrinogen-III synthase, whose translation MKNERFHILSTKILDEALVDLVSDRVQLDSIPFIETYAVPPAEIAQQLAAVPIKNGLAIFTSVNAVNAVAAAGMLQPGWSIACIEPTTKKRMQEAFPQSAIVATAPTAAALAEQIVRIAPENCIFFCGNKRLGIIPSALKKKGIPYREIMVYNTIKTPQVINKEYDGIIFYSPSGVESFFELNKIPATVKAYSIGPSTTKALQQYTENIVQSKVPDTKQMIAWISNSI comes from the coding sequence ATGAAAAATGAACGGTTTCATATTTTAAGCACCAAAATCCTTGATGAAGCACTGGTAGATTTGGTTAGTGACCGGGTACAGTTGGATAGTATCCCTTTTATTGAAACCTATGCTGTTCCTCCTGCTGAAATTGCCCAGCAACTGGCAGCTGTTCCAATCAAAAACGGACTGGCGATCTTTACCAGCGTCAATGCAGTAAATGCAGTAGCAGCGGCTGGTATGCTTCAGCCTGGTTGGAGTATAGCCTGCATAGAACCCACTACAAAAAAGAGGATGCAGGAAGCATTTCCTCAATCAGCAATAGTGGCAACCGCGCCCACTGCTGCAGCATTGGCAGAGCAAATCGTTAGAATCGCACCGGAAAATTGCATCTTTTTTTGTGGTAATAAACGGCTGGGCATCATCCCGTCTGCATTAAAAAAGAAAGGAATTCCTTATAGGGAAATCATGGTATACAATACCATCAAAACGCCGCAGGTCATCAATAAAGAATATGATGGCATTATTTTTTACAGCCCAAGCGGGGTGGAAAGCTTTTTTGAATTGAACAAAATTCCGGCTACAGTAAAAGCTTACTCCATAGGGCCATCCACCACAAAAGCATTGCAGCAATACACAGAAAATATTGTGCAGAGCAAGGTGCCGGACACAAAACAAATGATCGCGTGGATCAGCAATAGTATTTAA
- a CDS encoding M1 family metallopeptidase: MKKLPFLTALLILLCGAVAAQELYMPRNIQKAIAKGTRATTGLPGAKYWQNRGSYEISATVNTAQKTVSGKERIVYANNSPDTLHTVFIRFVNNIHKPEAPRAGPVSKDFLTTGLHILSFAVDGAAYTVNSDDWSTINSVKLQTPIAPGTRATFDIEWDYPLSKLSGREGQIDPNTFFCAYFYPRISVYDDYNGWDRLPHTDGGEFYNDFNDYTVSVKVPTNYIVWATGTLENAKEVLQPGAFKRFRESLNSNRIVHVATAKDIEQGAVTSSSEWNEWKFTAKNITDFTFAASNHFIWDAGSVALADKRVSVQAAYKDTAADFRNAVEWAKSAISWFSNNLPGVNYPYPTMTAVQGFADMEYPMMVNDATTPDPDFSRLVLDHEIAHTYFPFYMGINETRYAYMDEGWATTFEYLIGTAERGKAAADEAYKNFRVKGWIYSPAAENDQPLITMSSQLSGAGYGNNSYVKASLSYLALKDLLGDAAFKKALIAYMNTWSGKHPTPWDYFYAFNAAIKQDLTWFWKNWFFSNNYIDLKVTDVQYGNNNTTITLENVGGFAVPFDVIVRPENGKEKKYHYTPDIWKKGTAKVTFTVPSSGKIESVTIDGGIFMDAAPDDNVFKL, translated from the coding sequence TTGAAGAAACTGCCATTTTTAACTGCCCTCCTTATTCTTCTATGCGGCGCTGTTGCCGCCCAGGAACTGTATATGCCCCGCAATATTCAAAAAGCGATTGCCAAAGGCACCCGTGCCACTACCGGGCTTCCCGGGGCAAAGTACTGGCAGAACAGGGGCAGCTATGAGATCAGCGCCACAGTAAATACGGCCCAAAAAACGGTTTCAGGAAAAGAGCGGATCGTATATGCCAATAACAGCCCCGATACATTGCATACCGTTTTTATCCGCTTTGTAAATAATATCCATAAACCGGAAGCACCAAGAGCCGGTCCCGTATCAAAAGACTTTCTAACAACCGGCCTGCACATCCTTTCCTTTGCAGTGGATGGAGCTGCTTATACGGTCAATAGTGATGATTGGAGTACTATAAACTCCGTAAAGCTGCAAACCCCCATTGCGCCGGGCACCCGGGCAACGTTTGATATTGAATGGGATTATCCTTTGTCAAAGCTGAGCGGAAGAGAAGGGCAAATTGATCCCAATACCTTTTTCTGTGCGTATTTTTATCCGCGTATTTCCGTATATGACGATTACAACGGGTGGGATCGCCTGCCCCATACCGACGGAGGTGAATTTTACAACGATTTTAATGACTATACCGTTTCCGTAAAAGTGCCCACTAATTATATTGTTTGGGCCACCGGTACCTTAGAGAACGCGAAAGAGGTATTACAGCCCGGCGCATTTAAGCGCTTCCGGGAATCCTTAAACAGCAACCGGATTGTTCATGTGGCAACCGCCAAAGACATAGAGCAGGGGGCAGTGACCAGCTCCAGCGAATGGAATGAATGGAAATTTACTGCAAAAAATATTACTGACTTTACATTTGCAGCCAGCAATCATTTTATATGGGATGCCGGCAGCGTTGCGCTGGCTGATAAAAGGGTAAGTGTGCAGGCGGCATATAAAGACACCGCGGCGGATTTCAGGAATGCAGTTGAATGGGCCAAGTCTGCGATCAGCTGGTTTTCCAATAATTTACCGGGAGTTAACTATCCCTATCCCACAATGACCGCGGTACAGGGATTTGCAGATATGGAATATCCCATGATGGTGAATGATGCCACCACTCCGGATCCTGATTTTTCAAGGCTGGTACTGGATCATGAAATTGCGCATACCTATTTCCCGTTCTATATGGGCATTAACGAAACCCGCTATGCTTATATGGATGAAGGCTGGGCTACAACGTTCGAATATCTGATAGGCACGGCAGAGCGTGGCAAAGCGGCAGCTGATGAAGCCTATAAGAACTTCAGGGTGAAAGGCTGGATTTATAGCCCTGCTGCGGAAAACGATCAGCCTTTAATAACCATGTCTTCACAACTAAGCGGCGCAGGCTACGGCAACAACTCGTATGTAAAAGCGTCACTCTCCTATCTTGCTTTAAAAGATTTGCTGGGTGATGCGGCCTTTAAAAAAGCACTGATCGCCTACATGAATACCTGGAGCGGCAAACATCCCACTCCCTGGGATTATTTCTATGCCTTCAATGCAGCTATCAAACAGGATCTTACATGGTTTTGGAAGAACTGGTTCTTTAGCAATAATTATATTGACCTGAAAGTGACCGACGTACAGTATGGTAATAACAACACGACCATAACCCTTGAAAATGTTGGCGGGTTTGCCGTGCCCTTTGATGTGATTGTACGGCCTGAAAATGGAAAAGAAAAAAAATACCACTACACACCCGATATCTGGAAGAAAGGCACGGCAAAAGTAACCTTCACTGTTCCCAGTAGCGGTAAGATAGAAAGCGTAACTATTGATGGGGGCATTTTTATGGATGCTGCTCCGGATGATAATGTGTTCAAATTATGA
- the hemH gene encoding ferrochelatase yields MRKTGVILMNLGSPDSTEVRDVRKYLNEFLMDKRVIDKPFWLRFLLVKGIITPFRAPKSAEAYSTIWWKEGSPLIVLSERLREAIQKKTDLPVELSMRYGNPTPEASYNALLKRMPDVEEVILVPLYPHYAMSSFETAVEHMKKAHKKNNYSFALKVVPPYYKHPAYINALSESMRPYLQEDFDQLLFSYHGIPVSHIYKTDTTNSFHNLNSPEECCTHEAAQATCYRYQVMTTSRLVAKALGLSKKQWQISYQSRLGRDPWLLPNTQVRLPELPGEHIKKLVVACPSFVSDCLETLEEIEMRGKEDFLKHGGEKYTYIPCMNTCEPWIDALLQLIEETATSAG; encoded by the coding sequence ATGCGTAAAACCGGAGTAATTTTAATGAATCTGGGCTCTCCGGATTCTACTGAAGTCAGAGACGTAAGAAAATATCTTAACGAGTTCCTGATGGACAAACGGGTTATTGACAAACCCTTTTGGCTGCGTTTCTTATTAGTGAAAGGGATCATTACCCCTTTCCGGGCGCCTAAATCCGCAGAAGCTTACAGTACCATCTGGTGGAAAGAGGGCTCCCCGCTGATTGTTTTATCCGAACGGCTGCGGGAGGCCATTCAGAAAAAAACAGATCTTCCTGTGGAACTTTCTATGCGCTATGGCAATCCAACTCCGGAAGCATCGTATAATGCCCTGCTAAAACGTATGCCGGATGTAGAAGAAGTCATTCTGGTTCCTCTATATCCGCACTATGCTATGAGCAGCTTTGAAACGGCTGTGGAGCACATGAAGAAAGCACATAAAAAGAATAATTATTCCTTTGCACTCAAAGTAGTTCCCCCGTATTACAAGCATCCTGCCTACATCAATGCACTGTCTGAAAGTATGCGCCCTTACCTGCAGGAAGACTTTGACCAGTTGCTCTTTAGCTATCATGGCATTCCTGTTTCTCATATTTACAAAACTGATACAACCAATAGTTTCCATAATCTGAATTCTCCTGAAGAATGCTGCACCCATGAAGCGGCACAGGCCACCTGTTACCGTTACCAGGTAATGACTACTAGCAGGCTGGTTGCAAAAGCACTGGGGCTAAGCAAAAAGCAGTGGCAAATCAGCTACCAAAGCCGCCTGGGGCGCGATCCCTGGCTATTGCCCAATACACAGGTACGACTACCGGAACTGCCCGGGGAACATATAAAAAAACTGGTGGTTGCTTGTCCTTCGTTTGTAAGTGATTGCCTTGAAACGCTGGAAGAAATAGAAATGCGTGGCAAGGAAGATTTTCTAAAGCATGGCGGTGAAAAATATACTTATATTCCCTGTATGAATACTTGCGAACCCTGGATAGACGCGTTGTTACAATTAATTGAAGAGACGGCAACAAGCGCCGGATAA
- the hemA gene encoding glutamyl-tRNA reductase: MAIEEFHISKQVLDRFCIAGINYHKADAATRGLFSLSNDAFAALGKNAKIDGLKSVFVLSTCNRTEIYGFAESVMQLVELLVSHTNGDKTGFYECGYFKNGDEALQHLFKVSAGLDSQILGDYEILGQLKRAVDTARGQQLIGPVMDRLLNFAFQASKKIKTETNLSDGTVSVSFAAIELLQNIKDIAQKKILIIGAGKFGVNVCKNLNTYLPGTAVTIINRTDEVAKAIAEENRVHFAAYKDKAAAIEAADIIIVCTNSKEPTVLPEHIRPGKQQLLLDLSVPVNVHPLVKKMEDITVIDVDEISSSILDKTLTRRKAEVPKANVIIDHFKKEFLNWLREHHYAHHLKTWKNKLCEIDLTQTSVCEFYKDKELISETERVLRAQKAVKQLAVNLKIKHDKGCQFISSINDYLQIP; this comes from the coding sequence ATGGCAATAGAGGAGTTCCATATTTCAAAACAGGTGTTAGATCGTTTTTGTATTGCTGGTATTAACTATCACAAAGCTGATGCTGCAACAAGAGGCCTTTTTTCTTTAAGCAATGACGCTTTTGCCGCATTGGGCAAAAATGCTAAAATTGATGGACTAAAAAGCGTCTTTGTTCTTTCAACTTGTAACCGTACTGAAATTTATGGTTTTGCTGAATCCGTAATGCAGCTGGTAGAGTTGCTGGTGTCACATACAAATGGCGATAAGACCGGTTTTTATGAATGTGGTTATTTTAAGAACGGAGATGAAGCGCTGCAGCACCTGTTTAAGGTTTCCGCAGGGCTGGACTCCCAGATATTGGGCGATTATGAAATTCTTGGCCAGCTGAAAAGAGCTGTGGATACAGCACGGGGACAACAGTTAATTGGCCCGGTGATGGATCGGTTGCTCAATTTTGCCTTTCAGGCCTCAAAAAAAATAAAAACAGAGACCAATCTGAGCGACGGAACGGTTTCTGTATCATTTGCAGCAATTGAATTATTGCAGAATATAAAGGATATTGCCCAAAAGAAGATCCTGATCATAGGGGCTGGTAAGTTTGGTGTAAATGTTTGTAAGAACCTGAACACATATCTGCCGGGCACTGCTGTTACCATTATAAACCGTACGGATGAAGTAGCTAAAGCAATAGCGGAGGAAAACCGCGTTCATTTTGCCGCTTATAAGGATAAAGCGGCAGCTATTGAGGCAGCAGACATCATTATTGTTTGCACCAATTCCAAGGAGCCAACAGTGCTGCCGGAACACATCCGGCCCGGCAAACAGCAATTGTTACTGGACCTTTCTGTTCCTGTAAATGTGCATCCGCTGGTAAAAAAAATGGAGGATATTACAGTGATTGATGTGGATGAGATCTCCAGCTCTATTCTTGACAAAACCCTTACCCGGCGCAAGGCTGAAGTGCCTAAGGCGAATGTGATCATCGATCACTTTAAAAAAGAATTCCTGAACTGGTTAAGGGAGCATCATTATGCGCACCACCTGAAAACATGGAAAAATAAGCTCTGCGAAATTGATTTAACGCAAACATCCGTTTGTGAATTTTATAAAGATAAAGAATTGATCAGCGAAACTGAGCGTGTGCTGCGTGCACAGAAAGCAGTAAAACAGCTGGCAGTAAACCTGAAGATAAAGCATGATAAAGGTTGCCAGTTCATCAGCAGCATTAATGATTATCTGCAAATACCCTAA
- a CDS encoding four helix bundle protein yields the protein MVRNELQQRTKRFHVDIIRLCGDFPKNAAGFETAKQLIRSAGSVGANYRATVRAKSDADFIYKVEIVLEEADESHYWLEAVKEAG from the coding sequence ATGGTTCGAAATGAATTACAACAAAGAACAAAAAGATTTCATGTGGATATTATTAGACTCTGCGGGGATTTTCCTAAGAATGCGGCAGGCTTTGAGACTGCAAAACAGTTGATTCGTTCAGCTGGGAGCGTTGGTGCAAATTACAGAGCAACGGTAAGGGCCAAATCTGACGCAGATTTTATTTATAAAGTTGAGATCGTTTTAGAAGAGGCAGATGAGAGCCATTATTGGTTGGAGGCGGTTAAAGAAGCAGGATGA